One genomic segment of Penaeus chinensis breed Huanghai No. 1 chromosome 24, ASM1920278v2, whole genome shotgun sequence includes these proteins:
- the LOC125038193 gene encoding translation initiation factor IF-3, mitochondrial-like isoform X2, producing the protein MTLRQAERLAKRRDLKLVQVIDSTLKGKVEKQVYKLMTGKQYFEEEVRGKKDVKTATGVKGEKMLTISGKIAEHDLKSKLHNIEKWVKKGHQTKVTLSSHGCTPDDLENIYNTIEADVVGFGGRILQRHVKAGNIKFFIATAKEAKAEKSGNLKAKNEQSPKTEERNQDLNPDDEVSDLGRKVES; encoded by the exons ATGACCCTAAGGCAGGCAGAGAGGCTAGCCAAGCGAAGGGACTTAAAGCTGGTCCAGGTGATAGACTCAACCCTGAAGGGCAAAGTGGAGAAGCAAGTGTACAAACTGATGACGGGGAAGCAGTACTTTGAGGAGGAAGTCCGAGGCAAGAAAGACGTCAAGACTGCTACTGGGGTGAAG GGGGAAAAGATGTTAACCATTTCCGGAAAGATTGCTGAGCATGACCTGAAGTCGAAACTCCATAATATTGAAAAATGGGTGAAAAAGGGTCATCAGACAAAGGTCACGCTGTCTTCACATGGATGCACTCCAGATGATCTG GAGAATATCTACAATACCATTGAAGCAGATGTAGTGGGTTTTGGCGGCCGCATTCTCCAGCGACATGTGAAGGCCGGAAACATAAAATTCTTTATTGCAACTGCCAAAGAAGCTAAGGCAGAAAAAAGTGGCAATTTAAAAGCAAAGAACGAACAATCtccaaagacagaagagagaaatcaAGATCTGAATCCGGACGATGAAGTATCTGATCTCGGAAGAAAAGTGGAAAGTTGA